In the Maribacter sp. MJ134 genome, one interval contains:
- a CDS encoding type IV secretory system conjugative DNA transfer family protein, which produces MEELNFSSVMLLTLLFGSGLCFLLVRFIKEGFFINILWIGLGLFWVWSKSPDEKQFLLVLLLIALPLLFVNILFYVFFPKESESNTNGRYRVKLQVSKGKLLLENIRRGIAIIGAAGSGKTESVVYPLLNHFSQWNFSGVIYDYKDFEITEMAYPLFSQCDIPFFILSFDTIHSRVNPIAPRYLPDEESVNELSRVLVENLLEQKDNNMNATTRFFNDVVEGLVGGMIWRLKTDFEKFCTLPHLIALYQHLNTSQLIEFLSDNVTSKAMADAFICGVDSERQTAGVKSTLANAFKKISTQRIFMALSADEVDLNINHKDNLAVVSVVNNPKIETSLSPVIATIIHTITKQMSVRHRNPSFLLMEEAATLRLLNMHRIPATLRSYDITTVYVLQDKIQNDMIYGPMASKAILANLSYQFFGKANDPDTAKYYERFFEIVKEETKSVNKGYNLNFDTRVTKGEREVAKTRADVFYGLQQGAFVVLADGKDKKVKFKTPKLIRQLPLPERNLKEKLQENFEKIHREVKEVLKE; this is translated from the coding sequence TGATGTTATTAACCCTTCTCTTTGGAAGCGGCCTTTGCTTTCTTTTGGTCCGTTTCATCAAGGAAGGGTTCTTTATCAATATCCTTTGGATCGGGCTTGGATTGTTTTGGGTTTGGTCAAAGTCCCCAGATGAAAAGCAGTTCCTTTTGGTTCTGCTACTCATTGCTTTGCCCTTGTTGTTTGTCAATATTCTCTTTTATGTATTCTTTCCCAAGGAGAGCGAATCGAATACCAATGGTAGGTACCGGGTCAAGCTTCAAGTCTCAAAAGGGAAACTGCTTTTGGAAAACATCCGTAGGGGTATTGCCATTATCGGAGCAGCGGGAAGTGGCAAAACAGAAAGCGTAGTCTATCCCCTTTTAAATCATTTTAGCCAGTGGAACTTTAGTGGGGTCATCTATGACTACAAGGATTTTGAGATCACCGAAATGGCCTACCCCTTATTCAGTCAATGTGATATTCCCTTCTTTATCCTTTCATTCGATACCATTCATTCAAGGGTCAATCCCATTGCGCCAAGATACCTGCCCGACGAGGAAAGTGTCAACGAGCTTTCTAGGGTATTGGTGGAAAATCTCTTGGAACAAAAGGACAACAATATGAACGCCACTACCCGATTTTTTAATGATGTCGTGGAGGGCTTGGTCGGGGGAATGATATGGCGTTTGAAAACCGATTTTGAAAAATTTTGTACCCTGCCCCATTTGATCGCCCTATATCAACATCTAAATACGTCACAACTTATTGAGTTCCTATCCGACAATGTCACGTCAAAAGCTATGGCGGATGCCTTTATCTGTGGTGTGGATTCCGAACGGCAGACGGCTGGGGTCAAGAGTACTTTGGCCAATGCTTTCAAAAAGATCAGTACCCAACGTATCTTTATGGCACTTTCTGCAGATGAGGTCGATCTGAACATCAATCACAAGGATAATTTGGCGGTTGTTTCGGTTGTGAATAACCCGAAAATCGAAACGTCTCTTTCTCCGGTTATCGCGACCATCATCCATACGATTACGAAACAGATGAGCGTCCGCCATCGTAACCCTTCTTTTCTATTGATGGAAGAAGCGGCGACTTTGCGATTGCTAAATATGCACCGTATACCCGCTACCTTACGTAGCTACGATATTACCACGGTCTATGTATTGCAGGATAAGATCCAGAATGACATGATTTATGGCCCTATGGCCAGTAAGGCAATTTTGGCCAATCTGTCCTATCAGTTTTTCGGCAAGGCCAATGACCCTGACACCGCCAAGTACTATGAACGTTTTTTTGAAATCGTCAAGGAGGAGACCAAGAGTGTGAACAAAGGCTATAACCTCAACTTTGATACTCGTGTCACCAAGGGAGAGCGTGAAGTGGCAAAGACTCGCGCCGACGTTTTCTATGGATTGCAACAAGGTGCTTTTGTGGTTTTGGCAGATGGAAAGGATAAAAAGGTAAAGTTTAAAACACCAAAACTTATCAGGCAATTGCCATTACCGGAACGGAATTTAAAGGAAAAACTTCAGGAGAATTTTGAGAAGATTCATCGGGAGGTGAAAGAGGTTCTAAAAGAATAG